In the genome of Terribacillus sp. FSL K6-0262, one region contains:
- a CDS encoding thiamine pyrophosphate-binding protein, whose translation MKKLISEQLVKYLESRGVKHIFGLCGHTNIAVLAELEKSSIKFINVRHEQIAAHAADGYARVTKKAAVVLSHLGPGLTNAATGVANAALDSTPMVVIAGDVPSYYYGKHPHQEVNMHADGAQYEIYRPFVKRAWRVDQAELFPEILQKAFQLAESGRPGPVLISVPMDIFSTKIEEGRFERLHHHTQVVERPGLDEETAVRIVEKLAKAERPVLYAGGGIILADAASELQEFVEHMNIPVAHSLMGKGALPDDHELTLGMTGFWGTKFINEQTKNADCLFGAGTRFSEADSSSWYDDVTFHFPNTKLIHIDIDPNEIGRNYPAEIGAVADLKKAFLALNRVAKRLYPNGINRNKHLKEMISIYRKSLRESISKNVSSTSFPMKPERILAEVRDVLPRDAYLTTDVGWNKNGVGQQFPIYTPGSILTPGGFATMGFGSSAAIGAKIAAPEKIVVSLIGDGGFGQNPSVLATAKEENIPVVWVVMNNSAFGTIAGLEMAHYDTTYGTRFQADGNSYTPDFAAIAEGYGIKGIKIETAAQFKVALKEAIAANEPVVIDVAMKNEPVPTDGKWNINDIYSPDDERSHVSIP comes from the coding sequence ATGAAAAAACTGATTTCGGAGCAGCTGGTCAAATACTTGGAATCCCGTGGTGTAAAGCATATTTTCGGACTATGCGGCCATACCAATATCGCAGTGCTGGCTGAATTGGAAAAAAGCTCGATCAAGTTCATCAATGTACGCCATGAGCAAATTGCCGCACATGCAGCAGATGGGTACGCCCGGGTGACAAAAAAGGCAGCAGTAGTACTGAGTCATCTAGGACCTGGTTTGACGAATGCTGCCACGGGTGTTGCCAATGCAGCCTTGGATTCCACGCCGATGGTTGTCATTGCAGGCGATGTACCGAGCTATTACTACGGGAAACATCCGCATCAGGAAGTGAATATGCACGCTGACGGCGCTCAATATGAAATTTATCGTCCGTTCGTCAAACGAGCATGGCGCGTCGATCAGGCAGAGCTTTTTCCGGAAATCCTTCAAAAAGCATTCCAGCTGGCAGAAAGCGGCCGCCCTGGTCCTGTCCTTATTTCTGTACCGATGGATATTTTCTCGACGAAAATCGAAGAAGGCCGTTTCGAGCGCTTGCACCATCATACCCAAGTGGTGGAAAGGCCTGGCTTGGATGAAGAGACAGCAGTGCGGATTGTGGAGAAATTGGCAAAGGCAGAGCGCCCGGTACTGTACGCCGGAGGCGGAATCATTCTGGCTGATGCCGCTTCCGAGCTGCAGGAATTCGTCGAGCATATGAATATACCGGTCGCCCATTCCTTGATGGGCAAGGGTGCCCTGCCTGATGATCATGAGCTGACCCTGGGCATGACTGGTTTTTGGGGAACAAAATTCATCAATGAGCAAACGAAGAATGCCGATTGCCTATTTGGGGCTGGCACCCGTTTTTCAGAAGCCGATTCAAGCTCCTGGTATGATGACGTAACCTTCCATTTTCCGAATACAAAATTGATTCATATCGATATCGATCCAAATGAAATCGGCCGCAATTATCCAGCGGAAATTGGTGCGGTGGCTGACTTGAAAAAGGCTTTCCTTGCATTGAATCGCGTGGCTAAGCGTTTATATCCGAACGGCATCAACCGAAATAAACACTTAAAAGAGATGATTTCCATTTATAGGAAATCATTGCGGGAGAGCATCTCAAAAAATGTGAGCAGCACATCCTTCCCGATGAAGCCCGAGCGCATCCTGGCCGAGGTTCGTGATGTTCTGCCGCGGGATGCATATCTCACGACGGATGTAGGCTGGAATAAAAATGGTGTCGGGCAGCAGTTCCCTATTTATACGCCAGGCTCCATTTTGACGCCAGGCGGTTTTGCCACGATGGGCTTTGGCAGTTCGGCTGCAATCGGGGCAAAAATAGCTGCACCTGAAAAAATAGTTGTTTCGCTGATAGGCGATGGCGGATTCGGACAAAATCCGTCTGTGCTCGCCACAGCAAAGGAAGAGAATATCCCGGTTGTTTGGGTTGTCATGAATAATAGTGCCTTTGGTACAATAGCCGGTTTGGAAATGGCACATTATGACACAACTTACGGAACACGATTCCAAGCGGATGGTAATAGCTATACACCGGACTTTGCCGCCATCGCGGAAGGATATGGCATAAAGGGGATCAAGATTGAAACCGCTGCGCAATTCAAAGTTGCGCTGAAGGAGGCAATTGCCGCCAACGAACCAGTGGTGATCGATGTAGCGATGAAAAATGAGCCAGTCCCGACAGATGGGAAATGGAATATCAATGATATATATTCACCT